A stretch of Abyssogena phaseoliformis symbiont OG214 DNA encodes these proteins:
- a CDS encoding HlyC/CorC family transporter: MESLSTFWLSIILFGLIISSAFFSSAETSMIAINRYRLKVLSKNNKNAKRTEHLLNDLDHLIGTILLGNNFVNIFASSIATILAIKLWGEGSIVLASLALTFVILVFAETTPKTFAAKNPEKIALPASIIIAVLIKLFKPFVWLIAQLSKMILALFDMKNEPYNNLISSEELRMVVSDAKPIIASNYQKMLLNIIDLEKVKVEDIMIPRHELISIDINKPDEILKQFERIQHTRLLTYDTSSDNITGVLHMRDVVNLYAKGDFSIANALALVRTPYFVPEGTSLAHQLAHFQQQKRRLGLIVDEYGEVRGMIVLEDILEEIVGQFTSNQNESIDEITKQKDGSYLVDPRISIRELNNLLQLNLSVTKAKTLNGLILETLQSIPKRDVSLKIDNMLIEIMQISEQTIKLVKLTKLD, translated from the coding sequence TTGGAATCACTCTCAACTTTTTGGCTTAGTATCATCCTTTTTGGACTAATAATAAGTTCTGCATTTTTCTCTAGTGCTGAAACTTCAATGATAGCGATTAATCGCTATCGTCTGAAAGTCTTAAGCAAAAATAACAAAAATGCAAAACGTACCGAGCATTTACTTAATGATTTGGATCATCTGATTGGTACAATTCTATTGGGCAACAATTTTGTTAATATTTTTGCCTCTAGTATTGCAACCATACTAGCTATTAAACTCTGGGGAGAAGGCTCAATTGTGTTAGCTTCTTTAGCATTAACTTTTGTTATCTTGGTTTTTGCAGAAACAACCCCAAAAACATTTGCCGCAAAAAATCCTGAAAAAATTGCCCTACCAGCCTCAATTATCATTGCAGTGTTAATCAAGTTGTTTAAACCTTTTGTTTGGCTGATTGCCCAATTATCAAAGATGATATTGGCATTATTTGATATGAAAAACGAGCCATATAACAACCTTATTAGCTCAGAAGAGTTAAGAATGGTGGTGAGTGATGCCAAGCCCATTATTGCTTCTAATTATCAAAAAATGTTGCTTAATATTATTGACTTAGAAAAGGTTAAAGTTGAGGACATTATGATTCCTAGACACGAGTTAATCAGTATTGATATTAACAAGCCTGATGAAATCTTAAAACAATTTGAGCGCATACAGCACACCAGATTACTCACTTATGACACATCAAGTGATAACATTACTGGTGTATTACACATGCGTGATGTTGTAAACTTATACGCCAAGGGTGATTTTAGCATTGCCAATGCATTGGCATTAGTTCGCACGCCTTATTTTGTGCCAGAAGGTACCAGCCTTGCTCACCAATTAGCACATTTTCAACAACAAAAAAGACGCCTGGGTTTGATTGTGGATGAATATGGAGAAGTGCGTGGCATGATTGTATTAGAAGACATCTTAGAGGAAATTGTAGGACAATTCACCTCAAACCAAAATGAAAGCATTGATGAGATTACCAAGCAAAAAGATGGCAGTTACTTGGTTGATCCTAGAATCAGCATACGAGAATTAAACAATTTATTACAATTAAACTTATCCGTTACCAAGGCAAAAACGCTAAATGGCTTAATTTTAGAAACATTGCAAAGCATTCCTAAACGTGATGTTAGTTTAAAAATTGACAATATGTTGATTGAAATTATGCAAATTTCTGAGCAAACTATTAAGTTGGTTAAACTAACCAAATTAGACTAG
- the eno gene encoding phosphopyruvate hydratase, with protein sequence MNIKQIKAREVLDSRGNPTVEADVILDDGTIGSAMVPSGASTGQREALELRDGDKSRYLGKGVLKAVEFVNTEICDTLIGFGIEDLSKIDQAMIDLDGTETKSRLGANAILAVSLAAAHANANRQHKPLYMSLNQGGNYKLPVPMMNIINGGKHANNSVDIQEFMIIPAGAPSFKEALRYGAEVFHHLKAVLEAKGMNTAVGDEGGFAPDLTSNEDAIKVILEAINNAGYKAGKDIFIGIDAASSEFYKNGTYNLTSENKSLNSEEFVEYLANWVENYPIISIEDGMDENDWDGWDLLTKKIGDKVQLVGDDLYVTNSKILKQGIERNIANSILIKVNQIGTLTETFQAMKMATDAGYTSVMSHRSGETEDTTIADLAVATGCGQIKTGSLSRSDRLAKYNRLLRIEEELGVKAIYPRLDTFNHLN encoded by the coding sequence GTGAACATTAAACAAATTAAAGCAAGAGAGGTTCTTGATTCTAGAGGCAACCCAACTGTTGAAGCGGATGTCATTCTTGATGATGGCACAATCGGTAGTGCAATGGTGCCATCTGGTGCATCAACAGGTCAACGCGAGGCTTTAGAGTTACGTGATGGGGATAAATCACGCTATTTAGGCAAAGGGGTTTTAAAAGCCGTTGAGTTTGTCAACACAGAAATTTGTGATACTTTAATTGGCTTTGGTATTGAGGATTTAAGCAAAATTGATCAAGCAATGATTGATTTAGATGGCACTGAAACCAAATCAAGATTAGGTGCGAATGCAATTTTGGCAGTCTCGTTAGCTGCTGCCCATGCCAATGCCAATAGACAACACAAACCATTATACATGTCACTAAATCAAGGCGGGAACTACAAACTACCTGTGCCTATGATGAATATTATTAATGGCGGGAAGCACGCGAACAATAGTGTTGATATTCAAGAATTTATGATCATTCCTGCTGGCGCACCAAGTTTTAAAGAGGCGCTACGTTATGGCGCTGAAGTATTTCATCATTTAAAAGCAGTGTTAGAAGCCAAAGGCATGAATACTGCTGTGGGTGATGAAGGTGGTTTTGCCCCTGATTTGACTTCAAATGAAGATGCCATTAAAGTTATTTTAGAAGCGATTAACAATGCAGGCTATAAAGCAGGCAAAGATATTTTTATTGGCATTGATGCAGCAAGTTCAGAATTTTATAAAAACGGTACTTATAATTTAACCTCTGAAAACAAATCACTCAACTCTGAAGAATTCGTTGAATATTTAGCCAACTGGGTAGAAAACTACCCCATTATTTCAATTGAAGATGGCATGGATGAAAATGATTGGGATGGCTGGGACTTATTAACCAAGAAAATCGGCGATAAAGTACAATTGGTTGGTGATGACCTATATGTAACCAATAGTAAGATTTTAAAACAAGGTATTGAGAGAAATATTGCCAACTCTATTTTAATTAAAGTCAATCAAATTGGCACACTAACTGAAACCTTTCAAGCCATGAAGATGGCAACAGATGCTGGCTATACCTCAGTTATGTCACACAGATCGGGTGAAACTGAAGATACGACCATTGCTGATTTGGCAGTGGCTACTGGTTGCGGTCAAATCAAAACTGGTTCATTATCAAGATCAGATCGTTTGGCAAAATATAACCGTCTACTTCGTATTGAAGAAGAATTAGGAGTAAAGGCAATTTATCCAAGACTTGATACTTTCAATCATTTAAATTAA
- the asd gene encoding archaetidylserine decarboxylase (Phosphatidylserine decarboxylase is synthesized as a single chain precursor. Generation of the pyruvoyl active site from a Ser is coupled to cleavage of a Gly-Ser bond between the larger (beta) and smaller (alpha chains). It is an integral membrane protein.), translating to MIWWQYVIPQHLLSKLMFHFARIKNIWLKNRFIAWFVRSYQVNLSEAVCENIEDYQHFNDFFTRALKPNARKIADSLIVCPVDGKVSKVGNIINNTQIIQAKNHRYSVGQLLGNDARSVEFKAGFFATIYLSPKDYHRIHMPYDGTLISMSYIPGDLFSVNQTTAENVDGLFARNERVVCYFETEFGLCAFVLVGAIFVGSMQTVWHGQINPPYQKKIQHFDYSNESISLKKGQELGRFNMGSTVIMLMPDQANKFSLKEAEVVRMGQALV from the coding sequence ATGATTTGGTGGCAGTATGTTATCCCTCAGCATTTGCTCTCAAAGCTAATGTTTCATTTTGCACGCATTAAAAATATTTGGCTGAAAAATAGGTTTATTGCTTGGTTTGTGAGGTCTTATCAGGTCAATCTATCCGAAGCAGTGTGTGAAAATATTGAAGATTATCAACATTTCAATGATTTTTTTACCAGAGCATTGAAACCAAATGCTAGAAAAATTGCTGACAGCTTGATTGTTTGCCCTGTTGATGGCAAAGTATCGAAAGTTGGCAATATTATTAATAACACTCAAATCATTCAAGCTAAAAACCATAGGTATAGCGTTGGGCAGTTGCTGGGTAATGATGCTAGAAGTGTTGAATTTAAGGCGGGTTTTTTTGCCACTATTTATTTATCACCTAAAGATTATCATCGCATTCATATGCCTTATGATGGCACACTAATCTCAATGAGCTATATTCCAGGCGATTTGTTTTCAGTGAATCAAACCACTGCTGAAAATGTGGATGGGTTGTTTGCTAGGAATGAACGTGTTGTGTGCTATTTTGAGACTGAGTTTGGTTTGTGTGCGTTTGTTTTAGTGGGCGCTATTTTTGTAGGTTCAATGCAAACTGTATGGCATGGTCAAATTAATCCCCCTTATCAAAAAAAAATCCAACATTTTGATTATTCAAATGAAAGCATAAGCCTTAAAAAAGGTCAAGAACTGGGTCGGTTTAATATGGGTTCAACTGTGATTATGCTGATGCCAGATCAAGCCAATAAATTTTCCTTAAAGGAAGCTGAAGTGGTTAGAATGGGGCAGGCTCTAGTCTAA